The genomic DNA TACCCCCTGAAGGAGTGTAAGGGAGGATTAGCCTCCAAGGGGGCTAATCCACCCCAAAGAGATTAATTCCCCCTCCAAGAAGATTAATTACCCCCTCAAGGAGTTTAATCCCCCCTCCGAGGGGGGCTAACCCCCCTCCAAGGGGGCTAATCCACCCCAAAGGGATTAATTCCCCCTCCAAGAAGATGAATTACTCCCTCAAGGAGTTTAATCCCCCCTCCAAGGGGGGCTAACCCCCCCTCTAAGGGGGCTAATCCACCCCAAAGGGATTAATTCCCCCTCCAAGGAGATTAATTCCCCCTCAAAGAAACTAAACTCCCCCTCCGAGGGGCTTAATCCCCCCCAAAGGGGGTTAATCCCTTCTCCAAGGGTGCTATTCCCCGCTCCGGGGTGTTaattaccccccccccccccggggaggggggctaTCCCCTTTGGCGCCGCACTCACCGAGCAGCCGGGGTGGGCGCGCACCCggctttatttgttttttttgggggggtgggtgaTGGTGGGGTGTCACTTTTCGAAGTGCTCGAGGGGATAGTGCTCCCCATAGTGCTGGAGGTGCCGTTCCAGAGCCGCCCGCTGCCGTCGCAGGTGAGGCGGCATCTCCCGGTAAACGTCGGAGAAGAGGAGCTGCGGGTTGGGCTTCGGCTTCCGTTCCGCCTGCTCGAACGCCTCCATCACCTGCGGGGCAGCGTCGGCgccttttcctccccaaaatccCGGGGATCCCCTTTCCCCAAAATCCCGGGGATCCCCTTCCCCAAAAATCCCGGGGATTCCTCCCCAAAATCCCAGAGGATCACCCCCTTACCATCTTGCGGGAGCTCTTGCGCCAgcccttctcctcttcctcgtCCCACCAGCCCCGGCTCAGCATATAGTGCCGCAGCCGGGAGATCGGATGATCCTGTTTATCCCAATAATTTACCTCGTCCACCGACCGGTACGCCGAGCTGTCGTCGCTGGTGCTGTGATGGCCAATTCTGCCAGGGGGggagataaaaaaaacccttaaaaaggtgttttttgGGTACACGTATCCCTTGCTCCCCTTCCCGGCGTACCGGTAGGTCATGGCTTCGATGAGGAAGGGTTGGTTCTCCGCCACGGCGCGGCGCCGGGCTTCTTTGGTGGCGTTATAAACGGCGAAGACGTCGTTGCCGTCCACCCGGATGGACATCAGCCCGTAACCGGGACCGCGCGCCGCTGCGAGGAGCGGGGACGAGTTGGGGTGCAGCcccccaacacccccccccctccccaaaaaaccctGCGTCTGCCCCCTTACCGATGCCGTCGCCCCGGTATTGCTCGGAGGTGGGAGTGGAGATGGCGTAGCCGTTGTTACGGCAGAAGAAGATGATGGGACACTCGAGGGTGGCGGCGAAGTTGAAGCCGGCGTGGGCGTCCCCCTCGCTGGCCGCCCCCTCCCCGAAATAACAGATCACCGCCCGGTTGGCGTCGGCACGTTTGATGGCATAGGCGGCCCCCACggctgcggggagggagggaagggggtcAGGGGGGTGCGGGGATGGCAAGGCGGGGGGGGATACGGTGGAGGGACGGGGCACCTTGCGGGATCTGGGTGGCCAGCGGGGACGAGATGGTGACGAAATGGCGTTCGCGGCAACCGTAGTGGACGGGCATCTGCCGGCCTTTGCCGGGATCGCTGGTGTTGCCGTAACACTGCGCCATGAAGAGGTCCAAGGGGTAGCCCCGGTACATCAGCACGCCTGGAAGGGGGGGAAATGACACACAGAGCTGAAATTGGGGACACCCCCCCTCCTCAGCCCCCCCAAAACTGGGGACCGCTCCCCCTTACCCGCCTCCCGGTACTGCCCGAAGACCAGGTCGGTGTCGTCCAGCGCAGCCGCGCTGCCGACGTGCGTGCCCTCCTCCCCGTAGTTGGTCATGTAGAAGGAGATACGGCCctggaaggaagggggggggggggggtgttgggggGGGTCCCCACTCTTGGGGTgtcattcccccccccccttatcCCTACCTGGCGCTGGGACTCGTAGAGGATGCGGTCCATGGTGTTGAGGAGCGTCATGGTCTTGTAGAGCTTCAGCACCACCTCCTTGGGCAGCTGCGGGAGGGGGCGCaggggggttttggggtgccCCCTCTGGGAAACGGGGTGCAccccacttccccccccccccccccaaacacgTAGCGTCACACGGTTTGCTCCTGTGTCCGTGGGGTGTCGCGTGCCCAGGCGTGGGACGTGCGGGGCATCCCGCGTTGGGGGTGTCGTGTGCCTGGGTGCCGCAGGTTTGGGGTCCCACGGAGACGGATGGCACGTGTTTGGGGTGTCCTAGACGTGGATGTCGTGTGTTTGGGGTACCGCGTACCTGCTTGTTGCATGTTTGGGGTGCCATATGCTTGGACGTTGCCTGTTTGGGTGTCACAAGCTTGGCTCTGGTGTGTTTGGGGTGTCATGTGCCCAGACATTACATGTTTGGGGTGCCACATGCCTGGATATTGCATGTTTGGGGTGTCGTGTGCCCAGACATGGCATGTTTGGGACGTCGTGTGCCCAGACATTACATGTTTGGGGTGCCACATGCCTGGTTCTGGCGTGTTTGGGCTGTCATGTGCCCAGACATTATATGTTTGGGGTGCCACATGCCTGGATATTGCATGTTTGGGGTGTCATGTGCCCAAACATTATATATTTGGGGTGTCACATGCCTGGATATTGCATGTTTGGGGTGTCATGTGCCCAAACATTATATATTTGGGGTGTCACATGCCTGGATATTGCATGTTTGGGGTGTCATGTGCCCAGACATGGCATGTTTGGGGTGTCATGTGCCCAGACATGGCATGTTTGGGGCGTCGTGTGCCCAGACACTGCATGTTTGGGGTGCCACATGCCTGGTTCTGGCGTGTTTGGGCTGTCATGTGCCCAGACATTATATGTTTGGGGTGCCACATGCCTGGATATTGCGTGTTTGGGGTGTCGTGTGCCCAGACATGGCATGTTTGGGGTGTCATGTGCCCAGACACAGCACATTTGGGGTGTCACATGCCTGGATATTGCATGTTTGGGCTGTCATGTGCCCCGACATTATATATTTGGGGTGTCACATGCCTGGATATTGCATGTTTGGGGTGTCATGTGCCCAGACATTACACGTTCGGGGTGTCACAAGCCTGGCTCTGGCGTCTTTGGGCTGTCACATGCCTGGCCCTGGCATGTTCGGGGTGTCACACACCCGGACATGACATGTTCGGGGTGCCGTATCTGGGTGCCACAGGCGTGGGCGCTGCACACCCAGGACGccccgtccctgtccccttTCGGGGTCCCCgtgtgtcccgtccccccccccccagccctggggctgacCTGGGGGTCCTCGGCGGGGCTGACGATGTGGCCCTGCCGGTCCATCACCCGGTAGACGGGGATGCCCGAGATGACGTTGGGCTGGATGAACTCCAACCGGTCGGCGAAGTCGGCCGAGGCGCCGGGGAACTGCGGCTTCTCCTCCGGCGAGGGGAATTCCTGCCGCGGCAGGGGACGGGGACAGCGGGATGTCCCCCGtctgtccccgtccccccccctccccagtccTGTCCCGCAcccaaaaaccccccaaaaaggggCCCCAGGCGCCTCCCTCCTGTCCCACCCCCCTGCGGGGCCAATGACCGGGGAGGGCGTGGGATGTGGGGACACGGGgacggggtggggggacacGGGGATGCGGGGACAGGGTGGGGGACACGGGGATGCGGGGACGAAGTGTGGGGACAGGGGGACGCAGGGACGAAGTGGGGGGATGTGGGGACACGGGGACGGGGTGGGGGACACAGGGACGTGGGGATGAAGTGAGGGGACGTGGGGACATGGGGATGGGGTagggggacacggggacaggGTGGGGGGACACGGAGACGTGGGgacggggtggggggacacaGGGACATGGGGACGAGGTGGGGGGACGTGGGGACCCAGGGACGGGGTGGGGGACATGGGGATGAAGTGGGGGGATGTGGGACACGGGGACGGAGTAGGGGGACATGGGGATGGAGTGGAGGGACACGGGGATGTGGGGACAcggggatggggtgggggacaCACAGGGACGGAGTGGGGGGACACGGGGATGTGGGGACAcggggatggggtgggggacatggggacacagggacaGGGTGGGGGTACACGGGGACGTGAGGATACGGGGGGACAGGTGAAGGGACACGGGGACGTGGGGACACGGGGACGTGGGGACGGGTGAAGGGACACGGGGACGGGACGTGGGGACACGGGGATGGGGTGGAGGGACCTGGGGACAGGCCCAGGGAGGCGGGGACGGGCCCCGGGGCGGTGACACGGCGGGGACAGGCCGCCCCCCCTGTCCCTCGGCccgtcccccccctccccggccccacTCACGGCGGTGCTGAGGCTCCGGGCCGGGCCGGAGCCCGGGGTCCGCAGCAGCCGCCACCGGAGCGCCCGCAAGGCCGCCATCGCCGCCATCTTCTGAAGGGCGTGGCCTCCGGCCCGGGGCGTGGCCTCGGGCCGAGGGGCGTCGCCTCGAGTGCCGGGGAGGGGTTTCAGACCAAGGGGCGTGACCACGCTCTGAGGGGCGGTGCTGCGCCCCGGAAGCGGAAGCGGCGGCCatggcggaggaggaggaggaggagaagaagatggcggcggcggtggtgggCGGCGGGTGCTGTCTGCGGCCCTTCTCCTGCGAGCAGGGGCTGCTATCGCGGCCCGACGGCTCGGCCGCCTTCCTGCAGGGTGCGCCGGGCTGTGGGAGcctcccctcccgcctccctccctctaagccggccccgcggccgggTCCCGCCATCCTGGGCCTCCCCGTGTTCCCGGTTCCCCCGTCGGTGACCGGGCTCTCCTCTCCGTCCCCAGGCGACACGTCGGTGTTGGCCGGGCTCTACGGCCCCGTGGAGGTGAAGGGCAGCAAGGAGCTCCACGACCGGGCGGCGCTGGAGGTGCTGCTGCGCCCCAAGGTGGGGCTGCCAGGTGGGTGTCGTGtccgtgtgtcccccccccccccccccctcgtTCCGGGAGGGTCCCCGGGGTGTCACCGGCCCCGCGGGGCCCCCGGCTGACACCCTCCCTTCCCCGGTCCCTTCCGCAGGCGTGATCGAGCGCAGCCgggagcagctcctccggcGGACCTGCGAGGCCGTGGTTTTGGGGGTGCTGCACCCCCGCACCGCCATCACCCTGGTGCTGCAGGTGCTCAGCGACGCCGGCTCTGTATCCTTggaacggggcgggggggcagctCCGAACGGTGCCCctggttttgggggggaaaggggggtgttggagctgtgtttgtgttttggggggcCCCCCCCCATCATCcttgacaccccccccccagctgctctcctgctgcctgaaCGCTGCCTGCATGGGGCTGCTGGACGCGgggctgcccctctcctccctcttctgcGGCGTCACCTGCGCCATCGACGCCGACGGCGCCATCGTCCTCGACCCCACGACCCGGCAGGAGCAGGTGAGCGCTGGGGGGGGCCCCAAACCCCGTGGGGCCCCCAAACCCCGTGGGGGCCCCCCTGTGAGCTCTCGTGACCCCCCGATCTTGGCAGGAGGCGCGCGCCGTCCTCACCTTCGCCATCGACAGCACCGAGAGGAAGGTGCTGATGGCCACCACCAAAGGCAGCTGCTCCGTGGAGGAGGTGAGGGGTTCAGGGAACCCTCGGGGAGGGGCTTTTGGGGTGCAGGACCCCCCCTGCCACGGGGGGGCTCTCCCACCCACCACGGGGTCCCcgctttccccccccccccccaccagaTGCAGCAGTGCCTCGCGGCGGCCCAGCGCGCCGCCGACACCATCTTCCAGTTCTACCGCGACTCCGTCCGGCGGAGATACTCCAAATCCTGACGCCGGGGACACTCCCCCGGGGCAGCCGGACTGTCCCCCACGTCCCCCACCTGGCCTGGCCGCCCCCCTCAGCAGTCAGTAAAGGACCCCGTCTCCCCTCCGCTGTGCCTCTGAGTCCGTCCAGCGCCACACGGGGCCCCCCCACCGGCTCCCGACCCCCCCAAGGAGGGGGACACACGGGGACATGTCTGGGGACACATGTCCTGgcacccccccccaccccgttcCACGGGGACCCCCAAGATGGCGGCCCCCGTGTACCGTACACACTGGTACACTCAAGATGGCGCCCCCGTAGC from Gymnogyps californianus isolate 813 unplaced genomic scaffold, ASM1813914v2 HiC_scaffold_158, whole genome shotgun sequence includes the following:
- the BCKDHA gene encoding 2-oxoisovalerate dehydrogenase subunit alpha, mitochondrial, translating into MAAMAALRALRWRLLRTPGSGPARSLSTAEFPSPEEKPQFPGASADFADRLEFIQPNVISGIPVYRVMDRQGHIVSPAEDPQLPKEVVLKLYKTMTLLNTMDRILYESQRQGRISFYMTNYGEEGTHVGSAAALDDTDLVFGQYREAGVLMYRGYPLDLFMAQCYGNTSDPGKGRQMPVHYGCRERHFVTISSPLATQIPQAVGAAYAIKRADANRAVICYFGEGAASEGDAHAGFNFAATLECPIIFFCRNNGYAISTPTSEQYRGDGIAARGPGYGLMSIRVDGNDVFAVYNATKEARRRAVAENQPFLIEAMTYRIGHHSTSDDSSAYRSVDEVNYWDKQDHPISRLRHYMLSRGWWDEEEEKGWRKSSRKMVMEAFEQAERKPKPNPQLLFSDVYREMPPHLRRQRAALERHLQHYGEHYPLEHFEK
- the EXOSC5 gene encoding exosome complex component RRP46 is translated as MAEEEEEEKKMAAAVVGGGCCLRPFSCEQGLLSRPDGSAAFLQGDTSVLAGLYGPVEVKGSKELHDRAALEVLLRPKVGLPGVIERSREQLLRRTCEAVVLGVLHPRTAITLVLQVLSDAGSLLSCCLNAACMGLLDAGLPLSSLFCGVTCAIDADGAIVLDPTTRQEQEARAVLTFAIDSTERKVLMATTKGSCSVEEMQQCLAAAQRAADTIFQFYRDSVRRRYSKS